A window of the Bdellovibrio sp. ZAP7 genome harbors these coding sequences:
- a CDS encoding efflux RND transporter periplasmic adaptor subunit: MKNLFKNKITWAVVAVLVLGGGGYYSWNQSKQNEVTYKRLPLKKGNIEVTILATGTVQPENRLEIKAPVAGRMEQVLVREGQKVVKGQIIAIMSSTERAAMLDAARAKGAEEYKRWADLYLATPIMAPISGTIILRSVEPGQTFTTADAILTMSDRLTVKAQVDETDISQIKLKEQAEIVLDAYPGEKIKATADQIAFDSKTVNSVTTYIVDALPEGKTPEFMRSGMTANVTFYVKNKKDILVVASEALRVQSGSTYLMIQGADGKPQNREVKVGITDGKLTEILEGAEEGEIAMVQEVKLSSGGKQGSNPFSPFGNKGGSNRKSGGAGGPPR, translated from the coding sequence ATGAAGAATCTATTTAAAAATAAAATCACCTGGGCCGTTGTCGCTGTGTTAGTTCTGGGCGGTGGTGGATACTACTCCTGGAATCAAAGTAAGCAAAATGAAGTGACATACAAACGCCTGCCCCTAAAAAAAGGCAATATCGAAGTTACGATTTTGGCGACGGGAACGGTGCAACCCGAAAACCGTCTTGAGATCAAAGCTCCGGTGGCGGGGCGTATGGAGCAAGTCCTGGTTCGTGAGGGACAAAAGGTCGTGAAAGGTCAAATCATCGCGATCATGAGTTCGACGGAAAGAGCTGCGATGCTGGATGCAGCCCGAGCGAAAGGTGCTGAAGAGTACAAGCGTTGGGCGGATCTTTATCTTGCCACTCCGATCATGGCGCCGATTTCAGGAACGATCATTTTAAGAAGTGTTGAACCCGGTCAAACTTTCACCACGGCTGACGCGATTTTGACGATGTCAGATCGCTTAACCGTCAAAGCCCAAGTGGACGAGACTGATATTTCCCAAATCAAATTAAAAGAACAGGCCGAAATCGTTTTGGATGCTTATCCCGGCGAGAAAATCAAAGCCACGGCTGACCAAATTGCTTTCGACTCAAAAACCGTCAACAGTGTGACGACTTATATCGTTGATGCTTTACCGGAAGGTAAAACTCCGGAGTTCATGCGCTCGGGGATGACAGCGAACGTGACTTTCTATGTGAAGAATAAAAAAGATATCCTGGTTGTAGCCAGTGAAGCTCTGCGTGTGCAAAGTGGATCCACGTACTTGATGATCCAGGGTGCTGATGGCAAGCCTCAGAACCGTGAAGTTAAAGTCGGTATCACTGACGGAAAATTGACGGAAATCCTAGAGGGCGCAGAAGAGGGCGAAATTGCCATGGTTCAGGAAGTGAAATTGTCTTCCGGTGGCAAA
- a CDS encoding TolC family protein, with product MRSCRVFFITISMTVCSSLVWAQQPLTYQEALNLVKKNNADLQFSEESLNASKYTVESNKSGYFPQLSANLGYAQTGTTDNTTGADSSSGGAYSAYLSASQNVFKGFADSSKVEQARGQMKVSDAALRTTRSQVSYDLKSAFAFAIFATDSIKISEEIVKRRNDNLRIVQLRYESGRENKGSLLLSQANYKQAQLDNLKAKHDRDTSEADLKKVIGFDGDEPLNIKEEIPLMSPPSKEPDFKSIAASTPDRQTYQAQVEVSEASVKNARSGFFPSLDLSATMGDYGNNFYPNNQDRWTLGATLTLPLFNGGRDYYATKSQTSQLYAAKSNLAGIDRTLLSSLKKAYKDYVEAVEQLSVYEAFVQAARTRADIARAKYNNGLMSFEDWDNIETDLINKTKLYLASKRDRIVAEAAWERAQGVGALL from the coding sequence ATGCGTAGTTGCAGAGTGTTTTTCATCACGATTTCAATGACGGTCTGTTCGTCACTTGTGTGGGCCCAGCAGCCTTTGACATATCAAGAGGCTCTTAATCTTGTTAAAAAGAATAACGCCGATTTGCAGTTTTCTGAAGAGTCTTTGAATGCCAGCAAATACACCGTTGAAAGTAACAAGAGCGGATATTTCCCACAACTTTCAGCGAACCTGGGTTATGCGCAAACGGGTACCACGGACAACACCACTGGAGCAGACTCCTCATCAGGGGGAGCTTACTCTGCCTATTTAAGTGCATCGCAAAATGTGTTTAAGGGATTTGCGGATTCATCTAAGGTCGAACAAGCTCGTGGACAAATGAAGGTTTCAGACGCCGCCTTGCGCACGACACGTTCACAAGTGAGCTATGATCTTAAGTCTGCTTTTGCGTTTGCCATTTTCGCGACAGATTCCATTAAGATTTCTGAAGAAATCGTAAAGCGCCGTAACGACAATTTGCGTATTGTTCAACTGCGCTATGAAAGTGGTCGCGAGAACAAAGGTTCCTTGCTTTTATCGCAAGCGAACTACAAGCAAGCGCAATTGGATAACTTGAAAGCCAAGCATGATCGTGATACCAGCGAAGCGGATCTTAAAAAAGTAATCGGTTTCGATGGCGACGAACCACTGAACATCAAGGAAGAAATTCCTTTGATGAGTCCACCATCAAAAGAGCCGGATTTCAAATCGATTGCTGCGTCAACGCCGGACCGTCAAACTTACCAGGCGCAAGTGGAAGTTTCAGAGGCTTCGGTTAAAAATGCGCGCTCAGGATTTTTCCCAAGTTTGGATCTGTCAGCAACAATGGGTGATTACGGTAATAACTTTTATCCCAACAATCAGGATCGTTGGACGTTGGGGGCAACTTTGACTTTGCCTTTGTTTAACGGTGGCCGTGATTACTATGCGACCAAAAGTCAGACATCCCAGCTGTATGCTGCGAAAAGCAATCTGGCGGGTATTGATCGCACCCTGCTATCCAGTTTAAAGAAAGCATACAAAGACTATGTCGAAGCAGTTGAGCAATTGTCAGTCTATGAAGCTTTTGTGCAAGCGGCGCGTACACGTGCTGATATTGCACGCGCCAAATACAACAATGGTCTGATGTCTTTTGAGGACTGGGACAATATTGAAACCGATCTGATCAATAAAACCAAACTGTATCTAGCCTCGAAACGCGATCGCATTGTTGCGGAAGCCGCGTGGGAAAGAGCTCAAGGTGTGGGAGCGTTGCTATGA